DNA sequence from the Corynebacterium yudongzhengii genome:
CGGGCCTTGCCGTCGCGCATGGCGCGGAAGGAATCGACGGAGTCCATGCCGTGCTCACGCGGGACGTCGAAACCGAACTCGTCCTGCAAGGACTGCAGGAAGGTATCGCTCATCTTCTCCCAGATGCCCATGGTGCGGTCGCCCTGGACGTTGGAGTGGCCACGGAACGGGGCGGTGCCGGCGCCCGGCTTGCCGATGTTGCCGGTCAGCAGCAGGAAGTTCACCATCTCGCGGATGGTGTAGACGGCGTTCTTGTGCTGGGTGACACCGAGGGTCCAGCCCACCACGATGCTGTCCGCCTTGGCGACGCGGTCAGCGACCTTCTCGACGACCTTCTGCGGCACACCCGAGCCGCGCTCCAGCTCCTCCGGGTCGAGGGACTTCAGGTGCTCGACGACCTCGTCGTAGCCGTGGACGAACTGCTCGACGAAGTTGTGGTCGATGAGGTCGCGCTTGATTACCTCGCGGTTGAGCTGCTGGAAGAAGGCGCGGTCGCCGTCGAGACGCACCTGCACGTAGTCATCGGCGAGCTTCTCCGAGAGGCCGAGCGTGCCCTTGATGGACTGCGGCTCGCGGAACTTCATCAGCCCGGTCTCGGGGATCGGGTTGACGGCGATCATTTTGCCGCCGTTGCGCTTCAGCTTGTGGAAGGCGGTCAGCGCGCGCGGGTGGTTGGTGCCCGGGTTCTGGCCGACGGAGATGAACAGGTCGGTGGTCTCGATGTCCTTCATGGTCACCGAGCCTTTGCCGAGGCCGACGGTCTGCGTCAGCGCCGCGCCGGTGGATTCGTGGCAGAGGTTGCCGCAGTCCGGCAGGTTGTTGGTGCCGTGGCGACGCGCCAGCAGACCGAAGCAGTACGCGGCCTCGTTGGAGGCGCGGCCGGAGGTGTAGTACACGGCCTCGTCGGCCGGGGTCTCCTGGAGGTGCTTCGCGATGAGATCATAAGCGTCGTCCCAGCTGATCGGGCGGTAGTGGCCGTCGCCGGACTCCCGGTCGTAGAGCAGGGGAGTGGTGATACGGCCCTGCTTGCCGAGCCAGTGATCGGTCTTCTCGCGCAGCTCCTCAACGGTGTAGGAAGCCCAGAACTCCTCATCGGCGCGCTCCGGGGTGGTCTCCTCCGCGATGGCCTTGGCGCCGTTTTCACAGAACTCGACGATACCGAGATCGCCCTGCTCAGGTTCCGGCCACGCACAGCCCGGGCAGTCGACGCCGCCGGACTTGTTCATGTTGATCAGCGGCAGAATGCCGTGGTTGGGTACGGCGTGCCGCATCGAGACTGCAACGCCCTCAAGACCT
Encoded proteins:
- a CDS encoding FdhF/YdeP family oxidoreductase, with the protein product MTSPTDHNPVNPVANKYDHPKVGNRTKHAAGLEGVAVSMRHAVPNHGILPLINMNKSGGVDCPGCAWPEPEQGDLGIVEFCENGAKAIAEETTPERADEEFWASYTVEELREKTDHWLGKQGRITTPLLYDRESGDGHYRPISWDDAYDLIAKHLQETPADEAVYYTSGRASNEAAYCFGLLARRHGTNNLPDCGNLCHESTGAALTQTVGLGKGSVTMKDIETTDLFISVGQNPGTNHPRALTAFHKLKRNGGKMIAVNPIPETGLMKFREPQSIKGTLGLSEKLADDYVQVRLDGDRAFFQQLNREVIKRDLIDHNFVEQFVHGYDEVVEHLKSLDPEELERGSGVPQKVVEKVADRVAKADSIVVGWTLGVTQHKNAVYTIREMVNFLLLTGNIGKPGAGTAPFRGHSNVQGDRTMGIWEKMSDTFLQSLQDEFGFDVPREHGMDSVDSFRAMRDGKARLFFSLGGNIVRVMSDTSAMENGFDRQDLTVHLSTKPNGSHAWPGKKALILPVKARTDVDMQASGPQIVSAENSAGIVSSSEGHRRANDDLNLQSETEIICRIGERAFGDDFWAPMRDNYDVVRDHIENTIPGFENYNERVRQPGGFYLPNGPRERIFNTDVKKAKLTVNETNVIDLPKDHLLLSTVRSHDQFNSTIYGLDDRYRGVRHGRRVIFVNGEDLRQRGLKDGDMVDIVSVWDDGERRAPNFRVVEYDSAKDCATSYFPECNVLVPLDNTADYSNTPAYKSVVIRLEPLGYTADELKEREGQPA